In Bacillales bacterium, one genomic interval encodes:
- a CDS encoding IS256 family transposase produces the protein MSKSILDGESGNQLENMVLEFVKEKLETFMKNELEAVLEHELSNQGDAKNGYYQRTLNTKYGHIPKLSIPRDRQGMFQTQLFEPYQRQDGWLEQAVIRMYQSGMSTRQVGGFIERVIGRNYSPATVSHITDATLEDVRQWQRRPLSKRYTVLYLDGMSIKVRRGSVDNESIYLILGIDEDGHREILDFHIGGNESAYGWRERLEDLYERGVREVLLGVFDGLPELDVAFRTVYPKADVQSCVVHKMRNTEHNIRVKDRGEVTKALKLVYEAPSKSAALQAFTDFKDEWVRKYPKVVKTWEDNLSDLLRFLDYPQSIRKFIYTTNMIERMNKEIRKRLKTMNSLPSIEAAEKIVFLEVKAYNAHWADRVTQGFRQVQPEIQRMFERRYPQ, from the coding sequence ATGTCTAAAAGTATACTAGATGGCGAATCGGGAAATCAACTGGAGAACATGGTTCTAGAGTTTGTAAAGGAGAAACTTGAAACCTTTATGAAAAACGAACTGGAGGCAGTCTTAGAACATGAATTGAGCAACCAAGGGGATGCAAAGAATGGATATTATCAACGGACGCTGAACACGAAGTATGGTCATATCCCTAAGCTTTCTATTCCCAGAGACCGTCAAGGGATGTTCCAAACGCAATTGTTTGAACCTTATCAACGGCAGGATGGGTGGTTAGAACAGGCAGTCATCCGGATGTATCAAAGCGGGATGAGCACGCGCCAAGTCGGCGGATTTATTGAGCGGGTCATTGGCCGGAACTACAGCCCAGCCACGGTGAGTCATATTACCGATGCTACATTGGAGGACGTGCGTCAATGGCAGCGCCGTCCCCTTTCAAAGCGATATACCGTGTTGTATCTCGACGGGATGTCCATTAAAGTTCGCCGCGGTTCCGTGGATAACGAAAGCATCTATCTCATTCTTGGAATCGACGAAGATGGACACCGCGAGATCCTAGACTTTCATATCGGCGGAAATGAAAGTGCCTATGGCTGGCGAGAACGACTTGAGGACCTGTACGAGCGTGGCGTAAGGGAGGTGCTGTTAGGGGTATTTGATGGTTTGCCGGAATTAGATGTAGCCTTTCGGACGGTTTATCCGAAAGCGGATGTCCAGAGTTGTGTCGTGCACAAAATGCGAAATACAGAGCATAACATTCGTGTCAAAGACAGGGGCGAAGTAACGAAAGCCTTAAAATTGGTATATGAAGCGCCTTCGAAAAGTGCAGCCCTGCAAGCCTTTACCGATTTTAAAGACGAGTGGGTTAGAAAATATCCAAAAGTCGTAAAAACGTGGGAAGACAACCTATCCGACCTTTTGCGTTTTCTAGACTATCCTCAATCCATTCGAAAATTCATTTATACAACCAACATGATTGAACGTATGAATAAAGAAATCCGCAAACGACTTAAGACAATGAACAGTTTGCCAAGTATTGAAGCAGCAGAAAAAATCGTCTTTTTAGAAGTGAAGGCGTACAATGCACACTGGGCTGATCGAGTTACCCAAGGCTTTCGGCAAGTACAACCCGAAATCCAACGTATGTTTGAAAGACGGTATCCACAGTAA
- the hmpA gene encoding NO-inducible flavohemoprotein, which translates to MLDAKTMKIVKSTVPVLEKEGERITTRFYELLFQKYPELLNVFNHANQKKGRQQTALANAVYAAAAHIDQLEKILLAVRQIAHKHRSLGVKPEHYPLVGETLLEAIGDVLDLEEDSEIITAWAVAYQAIADAFIGVEKEMYAEAAEQTGGWEGFREFVVDQKVEESEVITSFYLKPKDGGAIASYTPGQYISVKLNIPGEAHTHIRQYSLSDAPGKDYYRLSVKREDENVPQGKISVYLHRGIKEGDVLSLSAPAGDFTLDQTSRKPVVLLSGGVGLTPLVSMVSTIVEEQPGREVTFIHAARNGNVHALRDEVAKIAEENASVRFYVCYDSPTDEDRERKRYDKEGYVTEAWLRSIVPNLDADYYFCGPEPFMRAMNHVLQEMKIPEEQIHYEFFGPSIDLRARETVRA; encoded by the coding sequence ATGTTGGATGCGAAAACGATGAAAATTGTGAAATCGACGGTACCTGTGTTGGAAAAAGAAGGGGAGAGGATCACGACCCGTTTCTATGAACTGTTGTTTCAGAAATACCCGGAATTGTTGAACGTGTTTAACCATGCGAATCAGAAAAAAGGACGACAGCAAACGGCGCTCGCGAACGCGGTTTATGCAGCAGCTGCGCATATCGATCAGTTGGAAAAGATTTTGCTGGCGGTTCGGCAAATTGCACATAAACATCGAAGTCTCGGGGTGAAGCCGGAACATTATCCGCTCGTCGGTGAAACGCTGCTGGAAGCGATCGGTGATGTGCTCGATTTGGAAGAAGACTCTGAGATCATTACCGCTTGGGCCGTTGCTTATCAAGCGATTGCCGATGCCTTTATTGGCGTTGAAAAAGAAATGTATGCGGAGGCGGCGGAACAAACCGGTGGTTGGGAAGGTTTCAGGGAATTTGTCGTTGACCAGAAAGTGGAAGAGAGCGAAGTCATCACGTCATTTTATTTGAAACCGAAAGACGGCGGAGCGATTGCGTCTTATACGCCGGGACAGTACATCAGTGTGAAGTTGAATATTCCGGGCGAAGCACATACGCACATTCGCCAGTACAGTCTTTCGGATGCGCCGGGCAAAGACTACTATCGTCTCAGCGTGAAGCGTGAGGACGAAAATGTTCCGCAAGGTAAAATTTCCGTGTATTTGCACCGCGGCATTAAAGAAGGCGACGTGCTTTCGCTGAGCGCGCCGGCCGGCGACTTCACGCTCGATCAAACGTCGCGCAAGCCGGTCGTGTTGTTGAGCGGCGGCGTTGGCTTGACGCCGCTCGTGAGCATGGTGAGCACGATTGTCGAGGAGCAGCCGGGGCGAGAAGTGACGTTCATTCACGCAGCAAGAAACGGAAACGTGCATGCGCTGCGTGATGAGGTTGCGAAAATCGCTGAGGAAAACGCAAGTGTCCGGTTCTATGTCTGTTACGATTCGCCGACCGATGAAGATCGGGAGCGGAAGCGTTACGATAAGGAAGGTTACGTGACCGAAGCGTGGCTGCGCTCGATCGTTCCGAATCTTGATGCGGATTATTATTTCTGCGGACCGGAACCGTTCATGAGAGCTATGAACCACGTGCTGCAAGAGATGAAGATTCCGGAGGAACAGATTCACTATGAATTTTTCGGGCCGTCAATCGACTTGCGTGCGAGAGAAACTGTACGCGCCTGA
- a CDS encoding DUF192 domain-containing protein, with amino-acid sequence MKRLNEGQMLSETVKVIERFFRRLLGLMSTKGLPPAEALLLKPCRSIHTFFMNYSIDDLNLDSNNRVAAVSEKMRLRNFEKRLIERLAVVEMPSRTFSATETKMGQAVQFQSENRSDLDGD; translated from the coding sequence ATGAAACGACTGAACGAAGGACAAATGTTGTCGGAAACGGTCAAAGTTATTGAACGTTTTTTCAGAAGATTACTCGGCCTCATGTCGACGAAAGGCTTGCCGCCTGCCGAAGCGTTGTTGCTTAAACCTTGTCGATCGATTCACACCTTCTTTATGAACTATTCCATTGATGATTTAAATTTAGATTCGAACAACCGCGTTGCAGCAGTTTCGGAAAAAATGCGTCTGCGAAATTTCGAAAAAAGATTGATAGAAAGGCTTGCCGTTGTTGAAATGCCATCAAGAACGTTCTCTGCGACAGAGACGAAAATGGGACAAGCGGTTCAATTTCAATCAGAAAATAGGAGTGATCTCGATGGTGACTAA
- a CDS encoding Flp family type IVb pilin — translation MVTKLIDLFKDEKGQGMTEYGLVLGVIAVGVIGILVMLREQIIAMFKSVLTTLTDNNGTTTG, via the coding sequence ATGGTGACTAAATTAATAGACCTGTTTAAAGATGAGAAAGGACAAGGGATGACGGAGTACGGACTTGTGCTTGGCGTCATTGCAGTCGGCGTCATTGGGATACTTGTTATGCTGCGTGAACAGATCATTGCAATGTTCAAAAGTGTGCTTACAACCCTGACGGACAATAACGGTACGACAACCGGGTAA
- a CDS encoding prepilin peptidase translates to MLLNVLLIVVLLVCAATDITKRKIYNIVIFPALMAAFVVHFMLDGWANLGAALAGFFVGIGILLIPYLLGGMGAGDVKLLGLVGAIKGTVFVFHTAFYMAVLGAIMALGVLFFRRHALQRMKALLYGFLAFKNGYRIPFLIDKESLTTAYPYGVAISAGALLCLFLNGG, encoded by the coding sequence ATGTTGCTGAACGTCCTATTAATCGTTGTTTTATTGGTCTGCGCGGCAACAGACATCACGAAACGGAAAATTTACAATATCGTCATCTTCCCCGCTTTAATGGCAGCATTTGTTGTTCATTTCATGCTCGATGGCTGGGCGAATCTCGGTGCCGCTCTTGCTGGTTTTTTTGTCGGTATCGGTATTTTATTGATTCCGTATTTGCTGGGAGGCATGGGTGCCGGGGACGTGAAATTGTTGGGGCTCGTCGGTGCGATAAAGGGAACCGTTTTTGTGTTTCATACCGCTTTTTACATGGCTGTGCTCGGTGCAATCATGGCCTTGGGTGTTTTGTTTTTCCGCAGGCATGCGTTGCAGCGCATGAAAGCGTTGCTGTACGGTTTCCTGGCTTTCAAGAACGGATACCGAATTCCTTTTTTGATCGACAAGGAATCTTTGACGACCGCTTATCCATACGGCGTAGCGATATCGGCGGGCGCGTTGTTGTGTCTTTTTTTGAACGGAGGGTGA
- a CDS encoding TadE/TadG family type IV pilus assembly protein, with the protein MIRNQRGQSLVEMALIVPVLLLLFSGMFDFGRVLFAYLNLQMTAQQTVRMAGLGKGDDTIVQFAREDVELSDPSSLNVTVSPSQANREPGEYVTVTLTYPFDFVTPILSGLMPSPFIISVNSTIRVE; encoded by the coding sequence GTGATTCGAAACCAACGGGGGCAATCATTGGTGGAAATGGCGCTCATTGTGCCGGTGCTGCTCCTGCTTTTTTCCGGGATGTTCGATTTCGGAAGAGTGTTGTTTGCGTATTTGAACTTGCAAATGACGGCACAACAAACTGTTCGCATGGCAGGATTGGGCAAAGGGGACGATACGATTGTTCAGTTTGCCCGGGAGGATGTCGAGCTTTCGGATCCCTCGTCCTTAAACGTTACTGTTTCTCCGAGTCAAGCGAATCGTGAACCCGGGGAATATGTGACCGTGACGTTAACCTATCCGTTTGATTTCGTAACGCCGATCTTATCCGGATTGATGCCCTCCCCCTTTATCATTTCCGTCAATTCGACAATAAGAGTGGAGTAG
- a CDS encoding TadE/TadG family type IV pilus assembly protein encodes MKRLFRDQQGSTLILFALAFIGMMAMAGLVLDGGMLYVEKAALQKTADAAVLSGAQELTDSQDEVQQVVNHILAAHGKSNTLVDLNVVMNDKVSVSLKETVPLSFFSIFGQDTGTVTAQSTAEIGPMGRATGAAPLGIDASVDLVYNKEYQLKVDQTLEDTGNFGVLALGGEGASNYYDNLRNGYDGELKVGDIVQTETGNISGKTRQAVQELIEACPYPDGDYDHRDCPRVILIPVYEPYNDTQNQIKEVKITGFAYFYISEPVDSQDKTVQGIFIKRTGKGYVNSEALNRGAYAIRLTE; translated from the coding sequence ATGAAAAGACTGTTTCGAGATCAACAAGGAAGTACTTTAATCCTTTTTGCGCTTGCTTTCATCGGAATGATGGCAATGGCGGGGCTGGTGCTTGATGGTGGAATGCTGTACGTAGAAAAAGCAGCCTTGCAAAAAACAGCCGATGCGGCGGTGTTGTCGGGGGCTCAAGAGTTGACCGACAGCCAAGACGAGGTGCAGCAAGTGGTCAATCATATTTTAGCGGCACACGGAAAGTCAAACACGTTGGTCGATCTTAACGTGGTCATGAATGATAAAGTCAGTGTTTCCTTGAAAGAAACCGTTCCGTTGTCGTTTTTCTCGATTTTCGGACAAGACACGGGAACCGTTACCGCCCAGTCAACGGCGGAAATCGGACCGATGGGAAGGGCAACGGGAGCCGCTCCGCTCGGAATCGATGCATCGGTCGATCTCGTTTACAACAAGGAATATCAACTGAAAGTCGACCAAACATTGGAGGATACCGGAAATTTCGGCGTTCTTGCATTGGGCGGTGAGGGCGCGAGCAATTATTACGATAACTTGCGAAACGGCTACGATGGTGAATTGAAAGTCGGAGATATCGTTCAAACGGAGACCGGGAACATTTCCGGAAAGACGAGACAGGCGGTGCAAGAATTGATCGAGGCATGCCCGTATCCTGACGGAGACTATGATCACCGCGATTGCCCGAGAGTCATTTTGATCCCGGTTTACGAACCGTACAATGATACGCAAAACCAGATAAAGGAAGTGAAAATCACCGGATTTGCGTATTTTTACATTTCCGAACCGGTGGACAGTCAAGACAAGACGGTTCAAGGCATTTTCATCAAAAGAACCGGAAAAGGTTATGTCAATTCAGAAGCCTTGAATCGGGGAGCTTACGCAATCCGATTAACGGAATAG
- the cpaB gene encoding Flp pilus assembly protein CpaB: protein MKPKMLFMLTIVMAAFTTFLFYRYMQQLNTSQASNANLVKIVVAKKEIKKNEPITADKLTFKSLPESAVIKQMVSDKTKVTGSYAAAPIAEGEPILTNHIRQREDEKLFVSRKLSNGYLAVSVGVNYVESVSNLIQPEDRVNVIASIPLPNSKTKQVKTEQIVSNVRVLAVGGTLTEPSEKQAEPEKYEAVTLELKPEDALQVIHASEQGDIQLVLQSRLLPNEDGMNDDS, encoded by the coding sequence ATGAAACCGAAGATGCTATTCATGCTGACGATTGTAATGGCGGCCTTTACGACATTTTTATTTTACCGTTACATGCAACAACTGAATACGTCCCAGGCGTCGAATGCTAACTTGGTGAAAATCGTCGTTGCTAAGAAAGAAATCAAGAAAAACGAACCGATTACCGCTGATAAACTGACGTTCAAGTCATTACCGGAAAGCGCCGTGATTAAGCAGATGGTTTCCGACAAGACGAAAGTCACCGGCAGTTATGCGGCGGCCCCCATTGCAGAAGGGGAACCGATCTTAACCAACCATATTCGTCAACGCGAAGACGAGAAGCTGTTCGTTTCCCGGAAACTCAGTAATGGTTATTTGGCCGTTTCCGTCGGCGTCAATTATGTCGAGTCCGTTTCTAATTTAATCCAGCCCGAAGATCGGGTGAATGTCATCGCCAGTATTCCGCTGCCAAACAGTAAAACGAAACAAGTGAAGACCGAGCAAATTGTGTCGAACGTAAGGGTTTTGGCCGTCGGCGGAACGTTGACCGAACCGAGTGAGAAGCAAGCGGAACCCGAAAAATATGAAGCGGTTACGCTTGAGTTGAAGCCCGAGGATGCCTTGCAAGTGATCCATGCCTCCGAACAAGGGGACATACAACTCGTTTTACAGAGCCGGTTGCTTCCGAACGAGGACGGGATGAATGATGACAGCTAA